Proteins encoded by one window of Methanomassiliicoccales archaeon:
- a CDS encoding PHP domain-containing protein — protein MASRVAFLFHVHTNRSVDSFMPMKYVMKYCKKKNIRLIAMCEHNYLMPSSERKALEKEYGVRIMPAIEYATNYGDIIAMGTEEFSKTRECTELIEFIKHQGGLIILPHPYRGHALNKIPMEKIDLIETFNGRCSNKENMAAINLASHLEKIGIAGCDAHFPWELGLAMNEIDVNFAEDDDIELLVESMGIVHNKRGCPKVNSFLSQVVKTIKLP, from the coding sequence ATGGCTTCAAGAGTTGCATTCCTTTTCCATGTGCATACGAATCGGTCTGTTGACAGCTTCATGCCAATGAAATATGTCATGAAGTATTGCAAGAAGAAAAACATCCGCTTGATCGCTATGTGCGAACATAACTACTTGATGCCCTCATCTGAAAGAAAAGCACTCGAAAAAGAGTATGGCGTGAGAATTATGCCGGCGATTGAATACGCGACGAATTACGGAGACATCATCGCCATGGGCACTGAGGAGTTCTCGAAGACAAGGGAATGTACTGAACTCATAGAATTCATAAAGCATCAAGGCGGATTGATAATACTCCCCCATCCGTACAGAGGGCATGCTTTGAATAAGATACCGATGGAAAAGATAGATTTGATCGAAACTTTCAATGGACGCTGTTCTAATAAAGAGAATATGGCGGCGATCAATCTCGCTTCGCATCTCGAGAAAATAGGAATTGCGGGATGTGATGCGCACTTTCCGTGGGAATTAGGTCTTGCCATGAATGAAATAGATGTGAATTTTGCTGAAGATGATGATATTGAGTTGCTGGTGGAATCTATGGGAATCGTGCATAATAAGAGAGGTTGCCCAAAAGTTAATTCATTCCTATCCCAGGTTGTAAAGACGATAAAATTGCCATGA
- a CDS encoding ABC transporter ATP-binding protein, with protein MAQTKISISMGNLTKEFDDVVAVDDLSLDVWKGELFGLLGPNGAGKTTTVGILCGLIEPTKGHAVIEGCDVQKERMKVKQIIGVCPQETAIYPYLTGMENIEFFGDLYCIDKSVLRSRAAMLLDKMGLAQDAKRRAEKYSGGMKRRLSLILSLIHDPSVLFLDEPTVGMDPQSRRAVWDFLRELKSRGKTIFLTTHYMEEAETLCDRVGIIDRGKLIALGSPKSLIAEHHVENLESLFIKLTGRKIREEI; from the coding sequence TTGGCGCAGACGAAAATCTCGATATCGATGGGGAACTTGACGAAGGAGTTTGATGATGTTGTTGCAGTCGATGACTTGTCGCTCGATGTGTGGAAGGGTGAACTTTTCGGCCTGCTTGGACCGAATGGAGCTGGGAAGACCACCACAGTAGGCATTCTCTGCGGTCTGATAGAGCCTACAAAAGGACATGCGGTTATAGAAGGATGCGATGTTCAGAAGGAGAGAATGAAAGTCAAACAGATTATTGGAGTCTGTCCGCAGGAAACGGCCATTTACCCCTACCTTACAGGAATGGAGAACATTGAGTTCTTTGGCGACCTATACTGCATCGACAAGAGTGTTCTCCGCTCGAGAGCTGCGATGCTCCTCGACAAAATGGGCCTAGCCCAGGATGCGAAGAGAAGGGCGGAGAAATACAGCGGTGGCATGAAGAGGAGGCTCAGCTTGATTCTTTCTCTTATCCATGATCCAAGCGTTCTCTTTCTCGACGAGCCCACAGTCGGCATGGATCCGCAGTCGAGAAGGGCGGTGTGGGATTTTCTTCGAGAGTTGAAGTCTCGAGGTAAGACGATCTTCCTCACAACGCATTACATGGAAGAGGCGGAGACGCTATGCGACCGCGTGGGCATCATCGACCGCGGTAAGCTCATCGCCCTTGGCTCGCCAAAATCCTTGATCGCTGAACACCACGTAGAAAATCTCGAATCGCTCTTCATCAAGCTCACGGGCCGCAAGATCAGGGAGGAGATCTGA
- a CDS encoding MIP/aquaporin family protein — MVHITTASIRPVIAEFVGTAFLVIAAIGSAILPYDVLGANISLSVFINAVAVGAVLFVLVETFGPVSNAHFNPAVSLSMYLSGQMRGKDCIGYIVAQFSGGFAGVVATHLMFYNTKPVVLVISQNVKASSLFLAELIGTFLLVIVIYGVMRNKSKFASLAIGSVVCGMLITTSSTMYANPAVTFARVFTYAICGIEPFSAILFVAFEVVGSLLATTLAIYVFPMRTEMSEVSITAPAAAPGNREE, encoded by the coding sequence ATGGTACATATCACGACTGCATCCATAAGGCCCGTAATTGCTGAGTTCGTCGGCACCGCTTTCCTCGTCATAGCGGCCATCGGGTCGGCGATCTTACCATATGACGTCCTCGGAGCTAATATATCGCTCTCCGTGTTCATCAATGCCGTAGCCGTGGGCGCGGTGCTCTTCGTTCTCGTGGAGACATTCGGCCCCGTCTCGAACGCCCACTTCAATCCAGCCGTTTCCCTCTCGATGTATCTGAGCGGGCAGATGAGAGGAAAAGACTGCATAGGTTATATTGTTGCCCAGTTCTCTGGAGGTTTTGCAGGTGTGGTTGCGACGCACCTCATGTTCTACAACACGAAACCCGTCGTTCTCGTCATTTCTCAAAACGTCAAAGCGTCCAGCCTCTTCCTCGCCGAGCTGATCGGCACATTTCTCCTCGTCATTGTAATCTACGGCGTCATGCGGAATAAATCGAAATTCGCCTCCCTTGCCATCGGTTCAGTCGTGTGCGGCATGCTCATCACGACATCGAGCACCATGTATGCAAACCCCGCAGTCACGTTCGCGAGGGTTTTCACATACGCCATCTGTGGCATTGAACCCTTCAGCGCAATTCTATTTGTAGCTTTTGAAGTAGTGGGATCTTTGCTCGCTACAACTTTAGCTATATATGTATTTCCGATGAGAACAGAGATGAGTGAAGTAAGCATAACGGCACCTGCAGCGGCTCCGGGGAACAGGGAGGAGTGA
- a CDS encoding ABC transporter permease: MKPRRIAALCKKELKKTVREPAILFMIFLFPLVFVLTFGAAFGGVGSSQTSYSIGVVNLDDDNIGNATQSFLQALGDTQILDMRLYQSNETAQADLSQGKIQAVMIIPENFSESLASLEAFPHEPEKWVNVSISLYLDKGSLIATQAIPPIIENVLSSLVNIESPQSPLQLKIASLVETETISAFEFMAPGMFTFASIFLIMMVAQSFTQDRENGMMKRLRTTPLTSTEFMTSQVISYMLIALLQAVIVFLAIYIIGFQPAVSVFAYIFAFLIVLVFSISNVGFGLITATLAKSSGAATGISFLFVLPQLFLGTFVGSSLSPSAQIASRCVPSYYVTDALTSIFLRKADIFSSGVMYDFLIVAASCLAILLIGILLYRQYLRM; this comes from the coding sequence ATGAAACCTCGAAGGATCGCCGCGCTCTGCAAGAAGGAATTGAAGAAGACTGTGAGAGAGCCCGCGATCCTTTTCATGATTTTCCTCTTTCCTCTGGTTTTCGTCCTCACATTCGGTGCTGCCTTCGGGGGCGTAGGGAGTTCGCAGACCTCATACAGCATCGGAGTCGTCAATCTTGATGATGACAACATAGGAAATGCGACGCAGTCCTTTCTCCAAGCTCTCGGCGACACGCAGATCCTTGACATGAGATTGTACCAAAGCAACGAGACCGCTCAGGCAGATCTCTCGCAGGGAAAAATCCAAGCGGTCATGATCATACCAGAAAATTTCAGCGAGAGCCTCGCTTCGCTTGAGGCATTTCCTCACGAGCCGGAAAAATGGGTGAATGTCTCGATCTCCCTCTATCTCGACAAGGGATCTTTAATAGCTACCCAAGCCATACCGCCGATCATCGAGAATGTGCTCTCTTCCCTCGTGAATATCGAGAGCCCGCAGTCGCCCCTGCAGCTGAAGATCGCGTCCTTGGTCGAGACTGAGACCATCAGCGCCTTCGAATTCATGGCTCCAGGCATGTTCACCTTTGCCTCGATATTCCTCATCATGATGGTAGCCCAGTCTTTCACTCAGGATCGGGAAAACGGCATGATGAAGCGCCTTAGGACGACACCTCTGACGTCAACGGAATTCATGACGAGTCAGGTGATTTCGTACATGCTCATCGCACTGTTGCAGGCCGTCATCGTTTTCCTTGCCATATACATCATAGGTTTTCAGCCAGCCGTGAGCGTTTTCGCATATATCTTCGCATTCCTCATCGTGCTCGTGTTTTCGATATCAAATGTAGGTTTCGGCCTCATCACCGCGACGCTGGCGAAGAGTTCTGGTGCGGCCACTGGCATATCATTCCTTTTCGTGCTCCCCCAACTCTTCCTCGGGACTTTTGTGGGCTCATCGCTTTCCCCGTCGGCCCAGATTGCAAGCAGATGCGTCCCCTCCTATTATGTGACGGATGCTCTCACCTCAATTTTCCTGAGGAAGGCAGATATTTTCAGCAGCGGCGTGATGTACGATTTTCTTATTGTTGCTGCTTCATGCCTGGCGATCCTATTGATCGGAATTCTACTTTACAGACAATATCTCAGAATGTGA
- a CDS encoding GTP-binding protein gives MKTKIAIIGGFLGAGKTTLATKLAIEFKKKGKSVAIITNDQGEVLVDTQFVESKGIDVAEVLRGCFCCNFNDFVRNARMLAAASRPEIILAEPVGSCTDLLATVVLPLKTLYPKEFEVAPLTVLVDSSSVSDDLMNSSSPGDYLRRHQIMEAETLVLSKVDLVSDSEIPKLVDLVRKINKDANIVPYSAVNGMGFESIVKRIESAEVSGRCPVDIDYDVYATAEAQLGWYNGSFSFVLNDKIDTYGLAVDVLKAISQHYRSEDIAHVKLLLKTQSNALKVSLVQGNIVVDGIKGSRYGSGESSLVLNARVISAPEILKDVIRKSVNSSLERIEAKVMNVKDDSFSPMRPNPQYRMS, from the coding sequence ATGAAGACGAAAATCGCGATAATCGGAGGGTTTCTTGGAGCGGGAAAAACGACGTTGGCAACGAAACTGGCAATCGAATTCAAAAAGAAGGGGAAATCCGTGGCGATCATTACGAACGATCAGGGCGAGGTGCTCGTTGACACCCAATTCGTAGAGTCGAAAGGGATCGATGTGGCCGAGGTGCTTCGAGGATGTTTCTGCTGCAACTTCAACGATTTCGTCAGGAATGCGAGAATGCTTGCAGCGGCCTCCCGCCCGGAAATCATACTGGCGGAGCCGGTTGGCAGCTGCACGGATCTGCTGGCGACCGTAGTCCTGCCCCTCAAAACGCTTTATCCAAAGGAGTTCGAGGTGGCGCCGCTCACCGTGCTCGTTGACAGCAGCAGCGTTTCAGATGATCTCATGAATTCCTCTTCCCCAGGAGATTACCTGAGAAGGCATCAGATCATGGAGGCTGAGACCCTCGTATTATCGAAGGTAGACCTCGTGAGCGATTCCGAAATACCAAAGCTTGTGGATCTCGTGAGGAAGATCAACAAAGATGCGAACATAGTGCCTTATTCTGCCGTCAACGGCATGGGATTTGAGAGCATTGTGAAGAGAATCGAGTCAGCGGAGGTCAGCGGGAGATGTCCGGTCGATATCGATTACGATGTCTATGCGACAGCGGAAGCGCAGCTCGGCTGGTACAACGGCTCGTTCTCGTTCGTATTGAATGACAAAATTGATACATACGGCCTCGCTGTAGACGTTCTGAAAGCAATTTCTCAGCATTATAGAAGCGAGGATATCGCACACGTGAAACTCCTGCTCAAGACGCAGTCGAACGCCTTGAAGGTGAGTCTCGTGCAGGGGAATATCGTGGTGGACGGCATCAAGGGGTCGAGGTATGGCAGTGGGGAATCATCTCTTGTTTTGAATGCGAGGGTGATTTCAGCGCCTGAGATATTGAAAGATGTGATAAGGAAGTCGGTCAATTCCTCTCTCGAGCGCATTGAAGCGAAAGTTATGAATGTGAAAGATGATTCATTTTCACCCATGCGGCCAAATCCACAGTACAGGATGAGCTGA